In Cygnus atratus isolate AKBS03 ecotype Queensland, Australia chromosome 5, CAtr_DNAZoo_HiC_assembly, whole genome shotgun sequence, a single window of DNA contains:
- the EXOC5 gene encoding exocyst complex component 5 isoform X1 yields the protein MGPVVNRRCLSPLLVLGEPFVADEYIERLAWRTPGGGSRGGEAFDPKRLLEEFVNHIQELQVMDERIQRKVEKLEQQCQKEAKEFAKKVQELQKSNQVAFQHFQELDEHISYVATKVCHLGDQLEGVNTPRQRAVEAQKLMKYFNEFLDGELKSDVFTNSEKIKEAADIIQKLHLIAQELPFDRFSEVKSKIASKYHDLECQLIQEFTSAQRRGEISRMREVAAVLLHFKGYSHCVDVYIKQCQEGAFLRNDVFEDAAILCQRVNKQVGEVFSNPETVLAKLIQNIFEVKLQIYVKDQLEEHRKSDAEQYLKNLYDLYTRTTNLSSKLMEFNLGTDKQTFLSKLIKSIFISYLENYIEVEIGYLKSRSAMILQRYYDSKNHQKRSIGTGGIQDLKERIRQRTNLPLGPSIDTHGETFLSQEVVVNLLQETKQAFERCHRLSDPSDLPKNAFRIFSMLVEFLCTEHIDYALETGLAGIPSSDSKNANLYFLDVVHQANTIFHLFDKQFNDHLMPLISSSPKLSECLQKKKDIIEQMEVKLDMGIDRTLNCMIGQMKHILAAEQKKTDFKPEDENNVLIQYTNACVKVCSYVRKQVEKIRNSMDGKNVDTVLMELGVRFHRLIYEHLQQYSYSCMGGMLAICDVAEYRKCAKDFKIALVLQLFDTLHALCNLLVVAPDNLKQVCSGEQLANLDKNILHSFVQLRVDYRSARLARHFS from the exons ATGGGACCTGTGGTTAACAGGCGGTGTTTGTCCCCATTGCTAGTGCTGGGG GAGCCTTTTGTGGCAGATGAATACATTGAGCGCCTGGCATGGAGGACACCTGGAGGAGGTTCCAGAGGTGGAGAAGCTTTTGATccaaaaag attaTTGGAAGAATTTGTAAATCACATCCAAGAATTACAGGTAATGGATGAAAGGATTCAGAGAAAGGTGGAGAAACTCGAACAGCAATGCCAGAAGGAAGCAAAGGAATTTGCCAAGAAAGTACaagagctgcagaagagcaaCCAG GTTGCCTTCCAACATTTCCAAGAGCTGGACGAGCACATCAGCTATGTAGCAACTAAGGTCTGTCACCTTGGAGACCAACTGGAGGGGGTAAACACGCCACGGCAACGGGCTGTGGAGGCTCAGAAGCTGATGAAATACTTTAATGAGTTTCTGGATGGAGAGCTGAAGTCTGATGTTTTTACAAACTCTGAAAAG ATTAAAGAGGCAGCTGATATTATTCAGAAACTGCATTTGATTGCACAGGAACTACCTTTTGACAG gttttctgaagtaaaatcgAAGATAGCAA GTAAGTACCACGATTTAGAGTGCCAGCTAATTCAAGAGTTTACCAGTGCACAGCGGAGAGGTGAAATCTCCAGAATGAGAGAAGTAGCAGCAGTCTTGCTTCATTTTAAG GGCTATTCCCATTGTGTTGATGTGTACATAAAACAGTGTCAAGAG GGTGCATTCCTGAGGAATGATGTGTTTGAAGATGCAGCCATTCTCTGCCAACGAGTGAATAAGCAAGTTGGAGAAGTCTTTAGCAATCCAGAGACCGTGCTAGCCAAACTCattcaaaatatctttgaagTTAAACTTCAG ATTTATGTAAAGGACCAGCTAGAAGAACACAGGAAATCAGATGCAGAGCAGTATCTTAAGAATCTCTACGATCTGTATACAAG AACTACTAATCTTTCAAGCAAATTGATGGAATTTAACTTGGGTACTGATAAGCAGACTTTCTTGTCTAAGCTTATCAaatccattttcatttcctACTTGGAGAATTACATTGAGGTGGAAATTGGTTATCTGAAAAGTAGGAGCGCTATGATTCTGCAACGCTATTATGATTCCAAAAACCACCAGAAGAGGTCTATTGGCACTGGAGG TATTCAAGACCTCAAAGAGAGAATAAGGCAACGTACAAACTTGCCGTTGGGGCCGAGTATTGATACCCATGGAGAAACCTTTCTCTCACAAGAAGTGGTGGTTAACCTTTTGCAAGAAACTAAACAAGCCTTTGAAAGATGTCACAGG cTCTCTGATCCATCTGACTTACCGAAGAatgctttcagaattttttctaTGCTTGTAGAATTCTTATGTACTGAACACATAGATTATGCATTAGAAACAGGCCTTGCTG GCATTCCCTCTTCTGATTCAAAGAACGCAAATCTTTATTTCTTGGATGTTGTCCACCAGGCCAAtactattttccatttatttgatAAGCAGTTCAATGATCATCTAATGCCATTAATCAG TTCTTCTCCTAAATTGTCTGAAtgccttcagaagaaaaaggacatCATAGAACAAATGGAAGTGAAGCTGGACATGGGCATTGATAG GACGCTGAATTGTATGATTGGACAGATGAAACACATCTTGGCTGCAGAGCAAaagaagacagattttaaaccagaagatgaaaacaatgttttgattCAATATACTAAT gcttgcGTTAAAGTCTGCAGCTATGTCAGAAAGCAGGTGGAAAAGATTAGGAATTCTATGGATGGTAAGAATGTGGACACAGTTTTGATGGAGCTTGGAGTTCGTTTTCATCGACTCATCTATGAACACCTACAGCAATATTCCTACAGTTGCATGGGAGGCATGTTGGCTATTTGTGATGTGGCTGAATATAGGAAGTGTGCCAAAGACTTCAAG ATTGCACTGGTGTTACAGCTCTTTGATACTTTGCATGCACTTTGCAACCTTCTGGTTGTAGCCCCGGATAACTTAAAGCAAGTTTGCTCAGGAGAACAACTTGCTAATCTGGACAAGAACATCCTTCACTCCTTTGTTCAGCTGCGTGTTGATTATAGGTCTGCTCGTCTTGCTCGTCACTTCAGCTGA
- the AP5M1 gene encoding AP-5 complex subunit mu-1 produces MARRAGGEGGFLSGPPPPHGRLPLCPGAPAPPPPAAAASAPPPPAGNGPAPGGHRRTQIPAPPRPRPPSPARPRPPLVARSRPPPLLPGAMALRALWVLRHDPRAGGAVLFSRRYPTVETRAEAFNGSTHVAIPSDSDFLKALLFELRLTDDQSFVEHRDTCTRIDHSSVRSVRVEGGDLWPVVAFQKSGLIYACLPLVEETLEPRPPLLTISGLSQGLALLFGILDYISPSRKNEAEMSAKIGQLRNLLIQACPLGTPLNTNISSLNSSFDDIQVIPTDEKQPVWRSNTYKGKPQVNVCITEKVKCMQYDKRDVVDMWQVYGVVNCKCDIEGAAPNVTLTLNLPTNGSPLQDILVHHCVTSIDPAMLMSSSVDPLDDSVYSGPYKFPFIPPSDSFNLCYYTSQVPVPPILGCYQLIEEGSQLKLTINLKLHESIKNSFEYCEARIPFFNRGPIAHLEYKVSYGQLDLSREKSLLVWVIGQKFPKSSEVSLTGTVTFGAAGEEHPTDYVCTGNTAYVKMYFRIPDFTLTGCYVDQHSVQIFAPGKPKITASRELISSDYYIWNSEASAPIMYKSLYY; encoded by the exons ATGGCGCgcagggcggggggggagggggggttcCTCAGCGGCCCTCCGCCGCCCCACGGCCGCCTCCCATTGTGTCCCGGagccccggcaccgccgccaCCGGCAGCAGCCGCCTCGGCACCGCCTCCACCCGCCGGAAACGGGCCTGCGCCGGGCGGCCACCGCCGCACGCAGATCCCGGCtcctccccggccccggccgccaTCTCCTGCtcggccccggccgcccctcgTTGCCCGCAgccgtccccccccccttttgCCCGGCGCTATGGCGCTGCGGGCGCTGTGGGTGCTGAGGCACGACCCCCGGGCCGGCGGCGCGGTGCTCTTCTCCAG GCGTTACCCCACCGTTGAAACACGTGCAGAGGCCTTCAATGGATCGACGCATGTGGCTATCCCATCCGACAGCGATTTTCTTAAAGCCTTGCTCTTTGAACTTAGGCTCACAGATGACCAGAGTTTTGTGGAGCATCGGGATACGTGTACCCGAATTGATCATTCTTCGGTACGTTCAGTTCGCGTCGAAGGAGGGGATCTCTGGCCTGTGGTGGCTTTCCAGAAGAGTGGTCTGATCTATGCCTGTCTTCCGCTGGTTGAAGAGACCCTGGAGCCCCGGCCACCCCTCCTTACCATCAGTGGGCTCTCGCAAGGACTTGCTCTTCTGTTCGGCATTCTGGACTACATTTCTCCGAGTCGGAAAAATGAAGCTGAGATGAGTGCAAAAATAGGCCAGCTTCGAAACTTGCTTATACAGGCCTGTCCGCTCGGCACCCCCTTGAACACAAACATAAGCAGTTTAAACAGCTCTTTTGATGACATTCAGGTTATTCCTACAGATGAGAAGCAACCGGTTTGGAGATCCAACACATATAAAGGCAAACCTCAGGTTAATGTCTGTATCACTGAAAAAGTCAAGTGCATGCAGTATGACAAGAGAGATGTTGTGGATATGTGGCAAGTTTACGGAGTGGTGAATTGCAAG tgtgaTATAGAGGGAGCTGCGCCAAATGTAACCCTCACTTTGAATCTCCCAACTAATGGCTCTCCACTCCAAGATATCCTGGTCCATCACTGCGTGACTTCCATTGACCCTGCCATGCTCATGTCCAGCAGTGTTGATCCACTGGATGATTCTGTGTATAGTGGACCTTACaaatttcctttcattcctCCTTCAGATTCGTTCAACTTGTGTTACTACACTTCCCAG GTGCCTGTTCCACCAATTTTGGGATGTTATCAACTCATTGAAGAGGGATCACAGTTAAAATTAACAATTAATTTGAAGCTTCATGAAAGCATAAAGAATTCTTTTGAATACTGTGAAGCGCGTATACCTTTTTTCAACAG GGGCCCAATCGCTCATTTAGAGTACAAAGTTAGTTATGGCCAACTGGATTTGTCACGAGAGAAGAGCCTACTGGTTTGGGTCATTG GACAGAAGTTCCCTAAATCTTCAGAAGTTTCTCTTACTGGAACTGTGACTTTTGGTGCTGCAGGTGAAGAGCACCCAACTGACTATGTTTGCACTGGGAACACAGCTTATGTAAAA ATGTATTTTAGGATCCCAGACTTCACACTTACTGGATGTTACGTAGACCAGCATTCTGTCCAGATCTTTGCACCAGGAAAACCCAAAATTACTGCAT CCCGGGAACTGATTTCATCTGATTATTACATCTGGAATTCTGAAGCATCAGCACCTATCATGTACAAAAGTTTATATTACTGA
- the EXOC5 gene encoding exocyst complex component 5 isoform X2: MAAAAELFEEPFVADEYIERLAWRTPGGGSRGGEAFDPKRLLEEFVNHIQELQVMDERIQRKVEKLEQQCQKEAKEFAKKVQELQKSNQVAFQHFQELDEHISYVATKVCHLGDQLEGVNTPRQRAVEAQKLMKYFNEFLDGELKSDVFTNSEKIKEAADIIQKLHLIAQELPFDRFSEVKSKIASKYHDLECQLIQEFTSAQRRGEISRMREVAAVLLHFKGYSHCVDVYIKQCQEGAFLRNDVFEDAAILCQRVNKQVGEVFSNPETVLAKLIQNIFEVKLQIYVKDQLEEHRKSDAEQYLKNLYDLYTRTTNLSSKLMEFNLGTDKQTFLSKLIKSIFISYLENYIEVEIGYLKSRSAMILQRYYDSKNHQKRSIGTGGIQDLKERIRQRTNLPLGPSIDTHGETFLSQEVVVNLLQETKQAFERCHRLSDPSDLPKNAFRIFSMLVEFLCTEHIDYALETGLAGIPSSDSKNANLYFLDVVHQANTIFHLFDKQFNDHLMPLISSSPKLSECLQKKKDIIEQMEVKLDMGIDRTLNCMIGQMKHILAAEQKKTDFKPEDENNVLIQYTNACVKVCSYVRKQVEKIRNSMDGKNVDTVLMELGVRFHRLIYEHLQQYSYSCMGGMLAICDVAEYRKCAKDFKIALVLQLFDTLHALCNLLVVAPDNLKQVCSGEQLANLDKNILHSFVQLRVDYRSARLARHFS, from the exons ATGGCCGCCGCGGCCGAGCTCTTCGAG GAGCCTTTTGTGGCAGATGAATACATTGAGCGCCTGGCATGGAGGACACCTGGAGGAGGTTCCAGAGGTGGAGAAGCTTTTGATccaaaaag attaTTGGAAGAATTTGTAAATCACATCCAAGAATTACAGGTAATGGATGAAAGGATTCAGAGAAAGGTGGAGAAACTCGAACAGCAATGCCAGAAGGAAGCAAAGGAATTTGCCAAGAAAGTACaagagctgcagaagagcaaCCAG GTTGCCTTCCAACATTTCCAAGAGCTGGACGAGCACATCAGCTATGTAGCAACTAAGGTCTGTCACCTTGGAGACCAACTGGAGGGGGTAAACACGCCACGGCAACGGGCTGTGGAGGCTCAGAAGCTGATGAAATACTTTAATGAGTTTCTGGATGGAGAGCTGAAGTCTGATGTTTTTACAAACTCTGAAAAG ATTAAAGAGGCAGCTGATATTATTCAGAAACTGCATTTGATTGCACAGGAACTACCTTTTGACAG gttttctgaagtaaaatcgAAGATAGCAA GTAAGTACCACGATTTAGAGTGCCAGCTAATTCAAGAGTTTACCAGTGCACAGCGGAGAGGTGAAATCTCCAGAATGAGAGAAGTAGCAGCAGTCTTGCTTCATTTTAAG GGCTATTCCCATTGTGTTGATGTGTACATAAAACAGTGTCAAGAG GGTGCATTCCTGAGGAATGATGTGTTTGAAGATGCAGCCATTCTCTGCCAACGAGTGAATAAGCAAGTTGGAGAAGTCTTTAGCAATCCAGAGACCGTGCTAGCCAAACTCattcaaaatatctttgaagTTAAACTTCAG ATTTATGTAAAGGACCAGCTAGAAGAACACAGGAAATCAGATGCAGAGCAGTATCTTAAGAATCTCTACGATCTGTATACAAG AACTACTAATCTTTCAAGCAAATTGATGGAATTTAACTTGGGTACTGATAAGCAGACTTTCTTGTCTAAGCTTATCAaatccattttcatttcctACTTGGAGAATTACATTGAGGTGGAAATTGGTTATCTGAAAAGTAGGAGCGCTATGATTCTGCAACGCTATTATGATTCCAAAAACCACCAGAAGAGGTCTATTGGCACTGGAGG TATTCAAGACCTCAAAGAGAGAATAAGGCAACGTACAAACTTGCCGTTGGGGCCGAGTATTGATACCCATGGAGAAACCTTTCTCTCACAAGAAGTGGTGGTTAACCTTTTGCAAGAAACTAAACAAGCCTTTGAAAGATGTCACAGG cTCTCTGATCCATCTGACTTACCGAAGAatgctttcagaattttttctaTGCTTGTAGAATTCTTATGTACTGAACACATAGATTATGCATTAGAAACAGGCCTTGCTG GCATTCCCTCTTCTGATTCAAAGAACGCAAATCTTTATTTCTTGGATGTTGTCCACCAGGCCAAtactattttccatttatttgatAAGCAGTTCAATGATCATCTAATGCCATTAATCAG TTCTTCTCCTAAATTGTCTGAAtgccttcagaagaaaaaggacatCATAGAACAAATGGAAGTGAAGCTGGACATGGGCATTGATAG GACGCTGAATTGTATGATTGGACAGATGAAACACATCTTGGCTGCAGAGCAAaagaagacagattttaaaccagaagatgaaaacaatgttttgattCAATATACTAAT gcttgcGTTAAAGTCTGCAGCTATGTCAGAAAGCAGGTGGAAAAGATTAGGAATTCTATGGATGGTAAGAATGTGGACACAGTTTTGATGGAGCTTGGAGTTCGTTTTCATCGACTCATCTATGAACACCTACAGCAATATTCCTACAGTTGCATGGGAGGCATGTTGGCTATTTGTGATGTGGCTGAATATAGGAAGTGTGCCAAAGACTTCAAG ATTGCACTGGTGTTACAGCTCTTTGATACTTTGCATGCACTTTGCAACCTTCTGGTTGTAGCCCCGGATAACTTAAAGCAAGTTTGCTCAGGAGAACAACTTGCTAATCTGGACAAGAACATCCTTCACTCCTTTGTTCAGCTGCGTGTTGATTATAGGTCTGCTCGTCTTGCTCGTCACTTCAGCTGA